The proteins below come from a single Gracilimonas sp. genomic window:
- the infA gene encoding translation initiation factor IF-1 — MAKQEPIKQDGEIIEALPNAQFRVELDNGHEILAHVSGKMRMYYIKILPGDRVAVEMSPYDLSKGRITYRYK; from the coding sequence ATGGCTAAACAAGAGCCGATAAAACAAGATGGAGAAATAATAGAAGCATTACCTAACGCACAATTTCGCGTTGAGTTGGATAATGGGCATGAGATATTGGCCCACGTATCAGGTAAAATGCGGATGTATTACATTAAAATTCTCCCGGGAGATAGAGTGGCAGTAGAAATGTCGCCCTATGATTTATCTAAAGGAAGAATAACTTACAGATACAAATAA
- the rpmJ gene encoding 50S ribosomal protein L36 yields the protein MKTRSSVKKRSSDDKIVRRKGRLYVINKKNPRHKQRQG from the coding sequence ATGAAGACACGTTCATCAGTTAAGAAAAGAAGTTCAGACGACAAAATTGTACGACGTAAAGGCCGTCTTTACGTGATTAACAAGAAGAACCCACGCCATAAGCAGCGTCAGGGCTAA
- the rpsM gene encoding 30S ribosomal protein S13 yields the protein MARIAGIDLPKQKRGIISLTYIYGIGRSKAAEILERLDIDKDAKVQDWTDEQVSALRTLIDEEYKVEGALRSEVNGDIRRLIEIGSYRGVRHRRGLPVRGQRTQTNARTRKGKKKTVAGKKKVAK from the coding sequence ATGGCACGTATTGCTGGAATAGATTTACCAAAACAGAAAAGAGGCATAATCAGCCTTACTTACATTTATGGAATCGGCCGCTCTAAAGCAGCTGAAATTCTTGAACGTTTGGACATCGATAAGGATGCCAAAGTTCAGGACTGGACAGATGAGCAAGTAAGTGCACTTCGTACATTAATTGACGAGGAGTACAAAGTTGAAGGTGCGCTTCGCAGCGAAGTAAATGGCGATATTCGTCGACTTATTGAAATTGGCAGCTACCGGGGTGTTCGTCACCGTCGAGGCCTGCCGGTAAGGGGCCAGCGTACGCAAACTAACGCCCGTACTCGAAAAGGTAAGAAGAAAACGGTTGCCGGTAAGAAGAAGGTTGCCAAATAA
- the rpsK gene encoding 30S ribosomal protein S11 → MAKNKPKASLAAKRKKKKQLSDPNGMAFVKATFNNVIVTITDADGNVVSWSSAGKEGFKGSRKNTPYAAQLSAETAAKTAHEMGLRKVEVFVKGPGSGREAAVRGMASSGLEVTSIKDRTPLPHNGCRPPKRRRV, encoded by the coding sequence ATGGCTAAAAACAAACCAAAAGCATCTTTAGCTGCAAAGCGTAAAAAGAAAAAACAACTTAGCGATCCTAACGGAATGGCTTTTGTTAAAGCTACTTTCAATAATGTGATCGTAACCATAACCGACGCTGATGGGAACGTAGTTTCGTGGTCATCTGCCGGAAAAGAAGGGTTTAAGGGTTCCAGAAAAAACACCCCTTATGCCGCTCAGTTAAGTGCTGAAACAGCTGCTAAGACCGCACATGAAATGGGTCTGCGCAAAGTGGAAGTATTTGTAAAAGGACCTGGTTCAGGTCGAGAAGCTGCGGTTCGAGGAATGGCAAGTTCCGGATTGGAAGTTACTTCCATCAAAGACCGCACACCGCTTCCACACAATGGATGCCGGCCACCAAAACGAAGAAGAGTTTAA
- the rpsD gene encoding 30S ribosomal protein S4 has product MARYRGPKQKKARRFKEPIFGPSKALERKPYGPGEHGRSRFNRKSEYAIQLEEKQKAKYTYGLLEKQFRNLFKAASAQDGVAGENLLQALESRLDNTVFRMGFARTRRQARQLVTHKHVVVNGGVVNIPSYQMSPGDVVSIRPKSRNLEIIEDALDGSSRNKYKWVETDPKSRSGKVLYVPTMEEIPENINVQLIVELYSK; this is encoded by the coding sequence ATGGCAAGATATAGAGGACCAAAACAAAAGAAAGCCAGACGATTCAAAGAGCCAATCTTTGGACCAAGTAAAGCTTTAGAGCGTAAACCATACGGACCAGGTGAGCATGGTCGTTCCAGATTTAACAGAAAGTCTGAGTACGCCATCCAGCTTGAAGAGAAGCAGAAAGCGAAATACACCTATGGATTGCTGGAAAAGCAATTCCGTAACTTATTTAAAGCTGCTTCAGCTCAAGATGGTGTTGCTGGTGAAAACTTGCTTCAGGCACTTGAAAGCCGATTGGATAATACCGTTTTCCGAATGGGCTTTGCAAGAACAAGACGCCAGGCTCGCCAGTTGGTGACACACAAGCATGTAGTGGTTAATGGTGGAGTTGTAAATATTCCATCCTACCAGATGAGTCCGGGTGATGTAGTTTCTATTCGACCAAAGTCTAGAAATCTGGAAATAATTGAAGACGCACTGGACGGATCCTCAAGAAATAAGTACAAATGGGTTGAAACAGATCCGAAGTCAAGATCAGGTAAGGTGCTTTATGTTCCTACAATGGAAGAGATACCTGAGAATATTAATGTTCAGCTTATTGTTGAGCTTTACTCTAAGTAA